The Glycine soja cultivar W05 chromosome 6, ASM419377v2, whole genome shotgun sequence genome has a window encoding:
- the LOC114417142 gene encoding transcription factor TCP4-like has translation MRTNVGDIVQVEGGHIVRSTGRKDRHSKVYTSKGPRDRRVRLSAHTAIEFYDVQDRLGYDRPSKAVDWLIKKAKTSIDKLAELPPWHPPTNHEEEEQNDAAGSSGVIAIEQQQQQQQQQQQQQQQQQQQQQHQQQQSESCGYNFQLQRQLGAFISTHVDTDHINFQTNNNNSSEDLGLSLHCFQDHPGLIQWQSQQEGANQTPPSNEHQIQQTPFAGSTPVGFENHYQRSVTWNNEATTTDHVNRLGFLFNSQPYASAYAQSGGTLQSSFSFPMTSSSELHRPQPVNQPSSIFGSRFVSDGLAGFCIPDRIQGVEENHGVASNRPSSSPSSIH, from the coding sequence ATGAGGACCAATGTAGGAGATATTGTTCAAGTAGAAGGAGGGCACATTGTTAGGTCCACAGGTAGAAAAGATCGCCACAGCAAGGTGTACACATCGAAAGGGCCACGCGATCGTCGCGTTAGACTCTCGGCACACACAGCCATTGAGTTCTATGATGTTCAAGACAGGCTTGGCTATGACAGGCCAAGCAAGGCTGTGGACTGGCTCATCAAAAAGGCAAAGACTTCCATTGACAAGCTTGCTGAGCttcctccttggcatccacctACTAATCATGAGGAAGAAGAGCAGAATGATGCTGCAGGATCAAGTGGAGTCATAGCCattgaacaacaacaacagcaacagcagcagcagcagcaacaacaacaacaacaacaacaacaacaacaacatcaacagCAACAATCAGAGTCTTGTGGTTACAACTTTCAGCTCCAAAGGCAATTGGGAGCCTTCATTTCAACACATGTTGACACTGACCACATCAATTtccaaaccaacaacaacaactcctCAGAAGATCTTGGCCTATCCCTCCATTGCTTCCAAGACCACCCTGGCCTTATTCAGTGGCAATCACAACAAGAAGGTGCAAATCAAACACCTCCTTCAAATGAACACCAAATCCAGCAAACCCCTTTTGCCGGATCAACCCCAGTTGGGTTTGAGAACCATTATCAAAGAAGTGTGACTTGGAACAATGAAGCAACAACCACAGATCATGTCAACAGGTTGGGGTTCTTATTCAACTCACAGCCTTATGCTTCAGCTTATGCTCAAAGTGGGGGGACCCTTCAGTCCAGTTTTTCATTTCCAATGACTTCTTCCTCTGAGCTTCACAGGCCTCAGCCAGTGAACCAACCTTCTTCAATCTTTGGCAGCAGGTTTGTGTCTGATGGATTAGCTGGTTTCTGCATTCCAGATAGAATTCAAGGTGTGGAAGAGAATCATGGAGTTGCTTCCAATaggccttcttcttctcctagtTCTATCCACTGA